GGACAGGGTGAGGAAGATGACAGGAGGACAGCTGACCTCTTCACCCTGAGAAGGCAAGAGGCACTTCTGAGGAACAGTCCTGGACTCAGATGGCTCAAGGAAGAGGCCAGGGGACTGGAAGGGGCCCAGGGGTTCCTGGGAAGCCTGAGATCCTCTGTCTAGGAGAGAAGCTGATAGCCACAGGACAACCTGAGAGTGGGCACGTGTGAATACCCCTCAGAACAGTCTGCAGCCAGCTGAGGGATGGGCCTACCCAGACAGAGCCAAGGCACTCCTGGGGCAATGCCAGGGGCTGCCCCTGTAGACGCCTCCCAGGAGGACAAGAGTGCTGGCCTGGAATCTGGCCAGAAGTTGGGGTGAAGGGGGGCtgctgggccacagagcaggacCTGCCCAGGAAGCTGTGGCCTCTCACTTGGAGGAAGACAATCTAGGTGGGCATGAGGCCAGGGCCCTCCGCACTAGGCCTTGCCTTTGAGTGGTATCCGCTTCAGAAGATTCCAGCCAACATCAGGGGAAGCAGGAGCAGTAGTCCCAGGAGAGGGCCCCACACATGACCAGGGCCTGGGTTCAGCCCTGACACGACGCTAGGCTTGTCAGGGCCCTCTGCACCTGTGGGAAGAGAGCGGCTTTGCCTCAGCCTAGAGACGGCTGTGCCTGCCGTCCCGCCCACCCCACCATGCAAGGAGGTGGGGCAGCAGCCAGGGAGGAAGCTCCTACTCACAGGGCGCATGCCCCACCGTGCTCATACCACCTACAGCTGGGGCAGGACACTGCCATTCCAGAGCCAGGAGGGGAGTGGGACCGATGCCACGGGCCTTACCTGGCAAGGACGACTGCAGAGCCAGGGCACGCCCACCCGTGGCATTAGCGGTGGCAGAGGTATTGGGGGAATTGGGCAGGGACTTGGAGGAGGTGTGCCCCGTGTGGTCCAGTGTGGCCTGCAGCTCACCTGGCTTGTCCTGGGCTGGAAAAACTGAGGCCAAGACCTCACTGGAAGGAGGCAACTCAGCCTCAgcttctccctcagcctcagcctcctcctgggcATGGGGTAGGAGCTCCCTTGCCCCTGTCAGGGACATCTTGGGGTCCAGAGAGTTCTCTGGGCTCCCAAAGGGCACTTTTGTTTTGTCTGTCACTTTGTCTGCTGATTTTGGGATAGGAACATGGGTCGATTCCGGGAAGGTAACTGGCTCCTCATCCAAGGAGGGCAGGCTGTGAGCTGCCAAAATGGAAGGCACCTCAGTTGTTACAGAAGGTGGAGCCTCTGTTGCCACGGAGGGCGGGTCTTTTGTTGCTAAGGAAGTTGGGGCCTGGGTTTCCACAGCAGGCAGAGCCTTGGTTGCCGGGGAACCTGAGACCTCTGTTACCAAGAAAGCCGGAATCCCCGTTGCTAGGGAAGGAGTACCCATTTTCCTAGAATCTGAGGCTTCAGTTGCCAGGAAGGATGGGCCCTCAGTTACCAGGTAAGGCAAATCCTGGGCGTCTTCCGGGCTTCCGATGGGTTCTGATAAGACAGAGGAGAACTGGCCTGAGTGCTGCAAGTAGGACCTCACATCTCTCACCGCACCGCAAACCAAGTGACGCGATCAAATGTCCTACTaggacacacaaacacacacacacttctccaGCGAATATGCCCCtcattgaaaataaaagttacaagccgggcgcggtggctcacgcctgtaatcccagcactttgggaggctgaggctggcggatcacctgaggtcaggagtttgagaccagcctgaccaacatggagaaaccccatctctactaaaaatacaaaattagccgggcgtggtggcgcatgcctgtaatcccagctacttggggaggctgaggcaggagaattgcttgaacccgggaggcagaggttgcaggtgaGCAGAgatagagccattgcactccagcctgggcaacaagagcaaaactctgtcaaaaaggaaaaaaaaaagaaaagaacagaaaagaaactcTACTTCTGGTGATTGACACAGTTGCTCCTCTCTCCACCTCCTGGTCCAAGTCTCTCTACATTCGTACTTGCCCTTTTTCAGGGGACTTCTCCAGCGGGATCCCGGTCCCTCACACGGCTCCTCCCGCAAGGTCGGCCCCGCCCTCTTGAAGCCCTCTGACCGTGCCCACCGGCCTGGCCCCGCCCGCTCCTCAAGACCCTAACGATTGGCCACGTCCACCTCACGCGGGCCCCCCGAAGCCGCCAGACTTTCTAACATCCTCCCTTTGAAGGGTTGAAATCCGGCCACTTGGAACGACAGGGCGCCAAAGTGGCTGCGCGTGGAGAGCTAAGGGAGCCGCCAGGGGCCCCAGGTGGTCGCATCCAGCCCGGCCCCTCCCCTGCCCACGTCCCGCTCAGTCCAGTGAGGCTCTTAGACCATCCAGTCTGCATCGCATCCCTTCCACACCCCCTGCCCCTACCCATCCACCCGTGGACTCACCACAGAGGGAGTTCTTGCAGCCATAGCCGGAGGGACATTGGGAGCACGGGGTCCCCTCCTGGTAGGGCCGTTTCCCCTTCACGTTCCCCCTACAGGAGGTCAGGAGTATGCTGAGGGGAGGGGGTCGACCTCTCCCAACCCTCTCCCCAACTCCTATACACACATCTACTCTGGATGTGCCCTTGGGTCTCCTGACTGCCAGCCACTGACTTGCTGGGTGATCTTGGGCTCCTCGTGGCCCTCTCTGGCCGATGAGAGCAGACCACCATTGGAGCCTTCACAGCTCCCTGGATGGTATAGCTCCAGACTGACCCCTCTTCTCCCACTCCCTCAGGCTGTGGCCAACTCTGCCCTCCCCTTGGCTCTGCCTGTGCCTTCCCCctctccatctccagggttcccCCCAGCACTCACGGGGGCTCATAGTTGCACACCAGTAATTCGATGTTGGTTTCCTCAACACCCCGGAGCTTCTCACAGAAGTGGGAACCGCAGCCGATCCTCTCTGTCTTGGCCCAAACCACCTGAAGGAGGGCAAACCTGGCAGCTCAGCCCCATGCCAGGTGGCATGGTGCCTTCCTGGCATCCCACTACACCCGCCTTACAGGGGTGGGGAGAAGAGGCACCCTATAGCCTGTGACATTCACGTTCCCAAAGCCATGCAGGTTCAGGACAAAACTCTGACCAGGCGGAGGGATGGGGGAGTTCGTCCCTAACGGTCTACCCTCCTCCACTAACCACACACACCACTTTGCCAGGCCTCTTTTCCTCTCAAAACCTTCCCTCAGCTCCAGGACTGTGATATACCCTCATTAATTTTTTCTGTGGGCTCTTCCTAGAGGCTCTTGCACTTAAAATGAAGGGTATATgcaaaggaaagaatctcaaaTGGTAGAATTTTAGACCTCAGCAACAAGGAAAGTCCAAGGTGGGGAGCAGGAGGAGCCATTTTGAAAGTGGAACCTCCCCCAAATCACAAGTGAGCAGGACCTGTTATGGTTGTTTCTCAGTGTGGGTCTCTTAGCTGCTAGAATGACTTCTATCTTTATCAAACAAAAAGTCCAACAACATTTGTGTGCTGCCATGGGGTGAGACCAGCAGCCTTTCCTTGCTGGTTCTAGGCCCAATCTGCCCAGGAATCTCTGCTGAAATTAGCTGAAGGTCTCCCTGGTGTTGAACACCTTCTCGGCAGAAACAACTCCAGAGTGCATGCACCCTCAGCCCCAGAGAAGGCTGGGGCGGAGCTGCGCTGACTTACTCCCTGCTGGGTCCTAATAACAATCCCTGAAGAAACAAGTgggtgagggtggagggagagggaggggtggCAGGATCCAGAGGGAAAGGGCCAGGAAGGGTGCTGGGCCCTCACAACTTTCTGACCTGGGTGGGTGCTGCTGGGATTTCCTCCCTAAAgataaagactaaaaaaaaaaataaaagatgaagactaaaaatagcatgaaaaagaaagggaattgGTGGCCATGGGTGGGAAGAtggttggtttcttttcttttaattgtttgtCATGTTACTATTTGTACAACACATAAGCACTGgcaggagaaaaaataattcagtaacACTAATGTTAattcccctacacacacacacacatcttatcCGCAAGCCCAAACTTTCAAAATGCGGTGAGAATCCAGACAGCAGCAAAGTGAGACTGGGGAGCGGGAAATTCTATCAGAAATCTCCCTGAAGCCTTCATTCAGCCACAATTTGCTCTTCATCGTTATGCATAATTgttaaatgcaaaagaaaaactaaacaaaattgtCTATTTGCTTTATTAGTCCCTGGCAGATGACAAGTAGCAAATTAGACACCATAATAAATGCAAAGCAGCCACAGAGAGAAGTTAAGGGACTATCTGCTACTGGGGCAAACAGCCCTGCACTATCTGGGGGAAGAGGGGCAGGACCACTTGGAGCACCGTACAGTATTGCCTAGGTCAATAACCACAATCCATAAAACTGGCTCTGTGACACCTAACATGTCCCACTGCCCccactcctttttatttatttattctttgagacagggcctccctctgtcgccctggctggagtgtaggggcgcgatcacgactcactgcagcctcaacctcccgcctgaagtgatccttccacctcagcctccaggttaGCTGGTgggcgccaccgcgcccagcaaagttttttgtatttttttgtagggacagggatctcgccatgttgcccaggctggtctccaactcctggcctcaagcgatcctcctagctcggcctcccaaattgctgggattacaggcgtgagctaccgcgcctggcctagcgGCCTAGGTTTTCAAAAGACTGTAGAGAAGCCGACTCCGTCAGAGGCTTAGACAGTGTATTAGCTGCAGTGAAAGGACAAGATCTGCAAAGTATCTGAGGGGACTTGGAGTGAGGCCCGCCTCCTGTAGCGAGGACGCTTAGGAACGGTGAAGGTAGAGGTGGCCCCGCCCACGGAGCACGTGGCCCCACCCCCACGCCGCGAGGCTCCGCCCTGCCCCGCCCGCCGGGCCCACACCTGCGTGTAGTGGCCGCACATCTGGCCCGGGCTGCAGGTGGCGGCGCTGAGGTTGTAGTGCTCGCGCTCGTGGTGCCACTCCTCCATGGCCAGCGGCACGTCCAGGCCCTGGTCGGTGATGGCGAACAGATTCTCGCCGCGCCGCCCGCGGTCCTTGTTGTGGCCCCACACGCACTGCCGTGCGTAGGCCTTGGCGAAGGCGGCCAGCTCCTCGTCCCATCTCTGCAGGGCAGGTGAGAGAAGGGAGGTGAGGATGCCCACAGATGCTGTGGGGACCAAGCAAAAGGTCGAGGAAGTCGTGGGGGAAATCCTTCCGGCACCTCCTTAGCGGGGTGACTCTTGGGCATGGCCTGAAACAGGTCTCTGCTCTGGGTAGGCTTCTGTGGGGAGGTGGAGGACGCCATCCCAGGCCGAGGAGCTGGACCGTTCACCCTCTGTGTGACTGCACGGATTGTCTAACCTTTCTGCACCCTCAGAGGGCTGAGGAGTGGATGAGGTGGTGTTGGTGACAGTGTTATTATAAAAAGCCTCACGTGAAAAAAGTGGCCGTACATGCCCCTGCCTACCTCCCAGGCCTCCTTGAACTTCTCTGAAGAGCACAGGATGTCCGGTGAGATCGATGTTGAGGGGCTGGGTCGTTTATTCAGCCCATTTCACCCCCACTCAACCAGGAACCTGACTTGAGGGCTGGCACCTTCCTCTCCCTCTAAGCCCCCACCCTCCCCTTGGGACACCCAGCCCCCATGCCTTTACCCTCTGCAGGCTCCCTCCCCAGTGCTGTTCCTAATTGCTCCCAACCCTTGTCAGTGGCAACCCCCTTTCTCCAAGAAAATTAAGTGTCTCTAGGTGACACTGAATGTCACAGGCCTCTCACCAAGGAGCCTACTTTCAGAGCCTTGGTAACCCACTGTCAGACCC
Above is a genomic segment from Piliocolobus tephrosceles isolate RC106 chromosome 5, ASM277652v3, whole genome shotgun sequence containing:
- the PI16 gene encoding peptidase inhibitor 16 isoform X1 translates to MHGSCSFLMLLLPLLLLLVATTGPAGALTDEEKRLMLELHNLYRAQVSPPASDMLHMRWDEELAAFAKAYARQCVWGHNKDRGRRGENLFAITDQGLDVPLAMEEWHHEREHYNLSAATCSPGQMCGHYTQVVWAKTERIGCGSHFCEKLRGVEETNIELLVCNYEPPGNVKGKRPYQEGTPCSQCPSGYGCKNSLCEPIGSPEDAQDLPYLVTEGPSFLATEASDSRKMGTPSLATGIPAFLVTEVSGSPATKALPAVETQAPTSLATKDPPSVATEAPPSVTTEVPSILAAHSLPSLDEEPVTFPESTHVPIPKSADKVTDKTKVPFGSPENSLDPKMSLTGARELLPHAQEEAEAEGEAEAELPPSSEVLASVFPAQDKPGELQATLDHTGHTSSKSLPNSPNTSATANATGGRALALQSSLPGAEGPDKPSVVSGLNPGPGHVWGPLLGLLLLLPLMLAGIF
- the PI16 gene encoding peptidase inhibitor 16 isoform X3; this translates as MHGSCSFLMLLLPLLLLLVATTGPAGALTDEEKRLMLELHNLYRAQVSPPASDMLHMVVWAKTERIGCGSHFCEKLRGVEETNIELLVCNYEPPGNVKGKRPYQEGTPCSQCPSGYGCKNSLCEPIGSPEDAQDLPYLVTEGPSFLATEASDSRKMGTPSLATGIPAFLVTEVSGSPATKALPAVETQAPTSLATKDPPSVATEAPPSVTTEVPSILAAHSLPSLDEEPVTFPESTHVPIPKSADKVTDKTKVPFGSPENSLDPKMSLTGARELLPHAQEEAEAEGEAEAELPPSSEVLASVFPAQDKPGELQATLDHTGHTSSKSLPNSPNTSATANATGGRALALQSSLPGAEGPDKPSVVSGLNPGPGHVWGPLLGLLLLLPLMLAGIF
- the PI16 gene encoding peptidase inhibitor 16 isoform X2; this translates as MHGSCSFLMLLLPLLLLLVATTGPAGALTDEEKRLMLELHNLYRAQVSPPASDMLHMRWDEELAAFAKAYARQCVWGHNKDRGRRGENLFAITDQGLDVPLAMEEWHHEREHYNLSAATCSPGQMCGHYTQVVWAKTERIGCGSHFCEKLRGVEETNIELLVCNYEPPGNVKGKRPYQEGTPCSQCPSGYGCKNSLCEPIGSPEDAQDLPYLVTEGPSFLATEASDSRKMGTPSLATGIPAFLVTEVSGSPATKALPAVETQAPTSLATKDPPSVATEAPPSVTTEVPSILAAHSLPSLDEEPVTFPESTHVPIPKSADKVTDKTKVPFGSPENSLDPKMSLTGARELLPHAQEEAEAEGEAEAELPPSSEVLASVFPAQDKPGAEGPDKPSVVSGLNPGPGHVWGPLLGLLLLLPLMLAGIF
- the PI16 gene encoding peptidase inhibitor 16 isoform X4, translating into MHGSCSFLMLLLPLLLLLVATTGPAGALTDEEKRLMLELHNLYRAQVSPPASDMLHMRWDEELAAFAKAYARQCVWGHNKDRGRRGENLFAITDQGLDVPLAMEEWHHEREHYNLSAATCSPGQMCGHYTQVVWAKTERIGCGSHFCEKLRGVEETNIELLVCNYEPPGNVKGKRPYQEGTPCSQCPSGYGCKNSLCEPIGSPEDAQDLPYLVTEGPSFLATEASDSRKMGAEGPDKPSVVSGLNPGPGHVWGPLLGLLLLLPLMLAGIF